The DNA region TGAGACACCCCAACACAAAGTTGTGAATAACACATTTCGATAATTAATTTCTAAGGTGGTCCACTTTAAATAAttatcaaaacacataaatataataaaataaatatagtaaaataatatcATTACAAAAATACTAAACAGCTTTGTCCTCATCACATTTTTGGCCATACTATTACAATATATAATAAACTTATTTATTCTAGTTCaggaaataacaaaataaaaatatctcataAATTTCAACTCAATGGTCTCACCTACataacaaacaaaaacaaatatgttaaaaagcataaactatctaaacataataaatgtaaatgtaaaaaaaaacattcgaatcaaaaaagaaaacaaaaacataccTGTTGAGTTTCTTTCAAACAACCTATATTTCTTACAAAAATACCttacagaaataaaaaaaaatcaaaatctcaataaatcaaaaatatttgtaaaataaataaaaaaattaaattcatactGAACAAATCACAATAGACACTAAATCACAATAAGCACTAAACTAAACAAATCATTTATAATTATTACTAacaaaatacctttaaaataaattatttcaatacTCCCTTCAAAATCCTAAAACAAAAATCTATTCCCTAATCcccactattttttttaaaacaaacaaaCACACATACCTTCTCTTTCCTCTTCTCTATTCTCCACACTAATCtatgtgtttttcttttctttttccttctcctttccttcttctttctttctcttctatCTTCTATACtaatcttttttttctattttactttCTTCCCATTCTCCTTCTCTTCTCTactgctcttttttttttaacaaacaaaatctccctctctttttctttatCACCAAACTGGGGACCATGGTTATAAGGTCCCCTAATCCCAAACCTTCTCGTGACCATCCCCTAAAGTCCCATCAAGTCAGCTCCCCTGCACCGATTAGACTAGGCGTCTAAGATTGACACTGGTACCACCTGTCAAGAAGGCTTCACTAGAGTGATGCCGCCTATTAGAGAGGCTTCACCAAAGTGGTGCTGCCTAACAACAAGGCTTCACCATAACAGATCCCTTTTGTATTTTGACCCCATTTTCACCTATTGTGACACTTGTATACACCCATATATATCATTTTGGTGCCGCTAATGAAGAACCTTCcaccattaaaaaattattttttttaactgtCGCTGATAGTTGTCAAAAAATAGGGGTGATGCTGCCTCCACACCACCCTCCACCACCCCAAACAACCCATTTCCATAATTAATGGTGGTAGGATACCATTTTcgaaatttttgttttatttcatattatatgGGTAAAAAAAGCCTAAATTGAGATTTTAGGTGGCGAGTTGTTTTCATGATACCTGCCCTACATCCTCACcctatctttttctttattttcttttcttttatcttgTAGTTTATCTCCTCGCTAATCACTTAATAAATATCTAACTCAACACACATGCCGCATAACGtcatacaaatttaaaatttatttaccaTTACTTATGTCATATTAAAATTgactttattataatttattaatattatttatgaaaatatatcataaaaataagttatcaaattatcaaaaaatttcattttaagcaccaaaaataaaattttaagcactcatgttatataatttgatcattttgatCACTCTTGTTAAAATCACAATAgatgtaaaagttaaaaaattagaataataataattttagttttcaacttttacatattatatcaatttaattattatttctaaaaaataactctcaaattttacaaataatctcaatttgactctaattttaaataattcaaagaaatatataaaaataaatattttcaaaaaatataataataaatttaaattttatattaatattaaatgaatacaattttattaatactaaataaaattaaaaattcccCTACCTCCCTCCATCATCCCTCCCCCTGCCCCACCACTGTCCCTCTCCCTCTCTATTGTTGCTGCTGCTGAAATACGACGAAAATTACTAGAGGCGGTAGAGTCGCTTGATATCGAATAGCATAAGACGAAAATTAGGCAGCCAAGAcgattatatttgatgcttacaAGACACATGCaacttaactcttttgtttttgcATTTGCAACAAAAACAGTAGCGGATGGCATCAATGGAGAAGAACCCTAGTGAAAAGCGAAAAGTGGTGATGAAGAGGAGCATGTCACCAGGGAATCTGCCTTTTGTTATATGTAAGgcttgaattgatttttttttcttgggcTTTTTAAGATATGAAGGAATTTGGGTATTGTATGGTAATTAAATCGTGTTTGTTTTCTTGCAGCAAATGAGACGTTTGAGAAAGTTGCTGAAGATtcaacagcagcagcagcagagAGGGAGAGGGGGAGGGACTATAGCGGGGAGAGAGGGAAGTAGGgcggatttttattttatttaatattattataattatatttatttaatattaatataaatattgatataaaatttaaatttattattatattttttttagatatttatgtattttttatatatttcttttaattttttagaattaggatcaaattaatttttaaaaattatgactaATTGATATAAGTGTAAAACTtgatagttaaatttattattatatggaTTTTGTTAACTACCACAATAGTAagtgcttaaattttttttttattttgggtgtttaaattaatttttttataattaaatgaatatttgtataatttactCTAAGAATAAAACAATCAATAATCATGTGTATATTGAAGACAATAATCACATCAAATTAACTAacgtttaaaaatataaaatgatgaatACGACAAGTTAGatacaattaatttatattttcataactttttatAAAGGAACTATTAATATGTGAGGCTTAATTTATATAGTGTCAACGATAAAGACCTGTACATAAAAGGTATATAAatttttcaatatataattttttttatttaaatatcgcatatattatttttaatatattgtttatctattactttattttaattctttatttatatTGTTTGTATATccgttaatttaaaaattaatatattttaattataatactaTAAATACGTACATCGCACTCAACCACACTAGTTACAAAATAAATGAAAGTGAATACCCACACATgcgtttaattattatttttacactgagtttcttaaaaattattatttttaaaaatatttattagattAGGCTGAAATAACAAAAACGCTTCCAGCTAACTGATTTGTAGGAAAACGCTTCCAGCTGGAAGAGTTTTTAACATATTGCAGAAAAACGCTTCTAATTAGTAACGTTTTTCTTCTTGTCATTTTTATAAGGTTaggattttagtttttttaagtaAAGTTAGGGTTTTGTGGATTTTAAGGTTTAAGATtatatagaatttttaattttttttatattttttaagtttttttatatattctttaaatgAATTTAGATTTCTTTTTTGTCTAGGTCCATTCTAGTCTAgacttaaatttttatataatgtatgataaTATCACATTAGCATTAGAAAATTTACTCATTGCCTATGACCACATTATAATAAACTATAGAAACCACGGACCTAATTGATGCATTTTCaacatttgaaattttaattaaatacattTCAAAAAACTTAATTGATATATTCATAAAAAGTATAGAAACGTATTTAACCCTTGAAAGGTTAGAACTAAATGACAGAATTCACTTCGAtataaataaactttaaaaatgcTAAAGTCGTATGCccatttatcatttaaatagAGGGAAAAGAAAATTACTCAAACCAAAATCTTTTATATGTCTCCaattttataactaaatttaaaCCACTTTAactgtttaattaaattaaaataattgttacCCTCATTAAAATACTTCACCcatataaaaatctaataaattatgGATTATATTTAACACATTGATGTATACATTATCactaatcaaataataacatattaGAAGTTTGCTCTTCTGTACCATGTTCTCTGTCTACTCTTAGCAGCacggttttatattttttttgttaatttgagtgttttgttttgagaaaaaaaaaagttttgatctgATCTATCTCATGAGGTTGTGGGTTTTGTCAGTAGGGAAAGTTTATTGGAATTAGTTCGTTTTTAAAAATGGAGAAAGAACTGGCAAATTTGAATCTTGAAGATGAAGAAAATGAGGCGATGCAATTATCGATTGGTCTGGAGTTGTAAAAATCTACTTATGAGTTTTGCTTGGTTGGATGTTTCTTAACTGTCAATGTTGTTCATTTTTCGGCGATGAAGAATACCATAGCAAATTTATGGCATCCTTTAAGGGGTGTTCAGATTTCGGAGTTAGGTGTTAGGAGATTTCTATTCAAGTTTTTTATGAAATGGATATTAAGCGAGTGATTGAAGGAGCTCCTTGGACTTTCAATAGTCATTTGCTGATTATTCATTGGTTAGAAGACAATGAAAACCCAACGAAGATTCCTTTGGTGTTTTCACCTTGCTGAGTTCAAGCTTTTGACTTACTTCCTGGTTTCTTTTTGGAAAGTGTGGCAAAATAATTCGAAAACTTTGTTGGAAGTTTTCTGGAATTTGACACGAAATCTTTAATTCATGGGGTCAAAAGCTACTTGAGGATTAAAGTTAATTTGTATGTCAGAAGGCCcctgaaaagaagaaagaaaattatGATATCTTCTACAAAATCCATTTAGGTCAATTTCTGATATGAAAAATTAACCCTATACTATTTTTTATGTAGCTGTTTGGGGCATAATGATAAACTTTGTCCAGTTAGATTAAACAATGGAGGAGATGTTATGGAgcttggatgaaatttgaatttggAGGAGCAATCAAGGCAAGCAATGATAGCAAACAGTGTTTGGCTCTATTAGGAAGGAGATGAAGAATTTCGGGAAACAAATCCAACAAAGCATGATgagggagagatttaagggatgaTGTAAAGAGAAATTCATGGATCAATTTAAATCCAATCTTGGGATTTAATTTGGAGGGGTTTCCTAATTGGCGAGAGGTAGATAAGATTGGGTCGTCTAATGGGTTGGGTCAAACTATGATGGAACATCATGACCTGGAGTAATACCCGATTGAATATGTGGATGGTAAGAAAAGGCTTAGAGTTGTGTTTTCAAACTCTTAACATTCCGGGAATTGAAGATTTGTTGGGGGCTACGGATAACTAGTCCAATGTTTATCCAAATCAAATATCGACGGCTGCCAAGAGGCAAGCCGAACAGGAGcaatgaaaattttattctgaaaAGTCCGCAGACTGGGGAGTACGCGGGCTATTCAAAGACTTCGGCATACACTGAAGATCTACAATCCCCAAATTATCTTCTTAatggagactaaattgaatagtattCATATGAAGAAGGTTCGTAAAAGGTGTGCCTTTAATAATGGGATTGATGTTCAAGCTGATGGAACGAAAGGGGGAGTTTAACTTGGAATAAGAATGATTTAGTTTAGTTACAAAGTTATTTGAAGAATCACATTGATGTGGAAATTGTGACGAATGTATGTGATAGTAAATGGAGATTTACTTGTTTCTACAGTGTTCCAGATTCTCGATATAGGGAGGAAGTAGGGAATTACTTTGAAGTCTTGGAATAGATCAACAATTACCATGGTTAGTATGTGGGGACTTTAATGAAATAATGTATTCTTTCGAAAAAACTAATAATGTGCCATGATATGAATGAAGAATGGAATGTTTTCAAAAGACATTAGAAAAGTGCCAACTAGCTAATGCAAGGTATTCCGGATTTCCATACACTTGGAAGAGAGGGAACCTTCATGAAAGTAGTATACATGAAAGGCTAGATAGGGGGTGGCTAATGTCGAATGGATgaatatgttttcatatttttcaataaaacacCTTCCACACTCTTTTTCTGATCATTGTCCCATTCTAATTAAAATTGATCAGGATGAACTAATGAGAGTTTGAAGAAATTTTAGGTTTGAATCGTGGTGGATTATGGAAGATTCTTGCGAGAATAAGGTAAAACATATTTTGGAATCAAATTCAGGCACAGTTCTAGAGAAATTGGAAGCCTTTAAATTGGGATTGAAGGTTTGGGAAAGGGGAATCAAAGAAAAATGGGTTAAGTCTTCAAGAAGATTACATAACAAATTGGAAAGGTTGACTGATCTTGATAGGGACAATGAGATTTTTGGTTGAGATAATTGATGTGAAGCTTTATCTTAATCTGAAAGTCGAAGCGGATGAGACTATGTGACGTGAATCCAGTTACGTGATTGAAAATCAATTCACAATTTTAAGTTCTTGATCATCTAAATAGGTACACACTTAAAAGTTGGtggaaataaaaaaggaaaataaacaaATGATAGCTTTGGATATAACTTACGAACTTAAACGAACCAGAAATGAATCAACGCTATAAGACAACGCAACCTAACTTCTATAAGGTTGTTTAAAACTCGAGAAGTTTGGAAAATGATAgagaccttgacccactatctataatGAGATAGGAACTAGAGGTATAAGGTTTTGATCGCCACACTTTCGGAAAGTGATAAGATCAAATTTTGGGGTGAATGCcacatgaaggaatttcttgataaGTTTGGTAGTTCTTAAAAGAACAAAGAGACAACTAGTTATATAAATTCATCAAAGTCTAACCTTACAGCAATGccataaacaaaatatatataggCAACTTAAAGGGTAAAACGAATGGCCACAAACCAGTCATTATTGTAGTTCTAGAATATTCACAAAAGATATTAAAGTCTTCTCTTTAACCAAACAgccaaaagaatttcataaattTGTTTCATGCATGCTTATTGATTAAGGAAATAACCAAGAGAAGTATTCAGCTCCTTTGTGGATGGTGGCATTCAATGGTGCATCAAAAGTCATCTTTTCTTCCCAAAACCGATCGGCCACTTGGTGTGAAAGCTTTTGATTCTTTCGTAAAAAACGAACAACCCCCTCCCTGCATCCACTTTAATAAATGGCAGACATCCTTGCTTGGGAAAAAGGGAATGGCTTGCTTCTAGAAACTACTGGTTCATGGACGAAAATGATCATTCATTCACTCTTAAAAGTCCATCAAAATTTCTTCATGCACTAGCCTTAATGTGACCAAATGTACCATGcttcttcaaggattttaatggtttttaattCCTATTTTGAAAGGTTGCATTCGTTCCCCATAAGTTGACCAGCCATTGATATTCCTTTTaagacaaaataaataaacattaggACACTATAAATGTTGAGACAAAGCTGTAATAACTTAACTTGGACAGAATTAAAACCCACttttaagacacattaaacatGCTTAAGACACATAATAATGATGTGATAAACTAGGACATAATTAACACACATATTAAACATGTAATTAAACAAGACATAATAATTTAAGACATATTTATGATGTttgaataaaacataaaacaaaccTGTGGAAATTAATAGACTAATTAAAATCGAACAGTTTGGACTTTAGAGCCCTTAATTGCCTTTTTAGGTTTCTCATCCATAGCCCACTTTTTAAGCCCAAATGGCAGCTTCGGTTCGGGCCCAATTAAGGGATCATCACTATGCGTAAATATTTTACTAACATTTTTGCTTCAAAAGGAGTCAGATGTATGGAGCATGTTTTGTCAAGTGTGGAAAAATGTATTACTGCTGATATGAATCAGATGCTGCCGTCCAGGTATATGTATGAAGAGGTGTTTGCTACATTGAAAGGAATGGGCACAACAAAAGCTGTTGGTTTTGATGGCTTCCCAGtggcatttttcaaaaattatggaGCTTCATTAGGGGAATTAAGTATTCTTTGCCTTGAAATATTAAATGGAGGTATGTCTACGGAACCTTTTAATGTCACAAATTTATTGCTTATTCCAAAAATTTCTCAGCCTTCGAAGGTGGAAAATTTCAGACCTAAGAGTCTTTGCACGGTCTTATATAAAATTATTGCATTGATAAGGCCCAGAGTATGCTTGGTCCGAGTCATCTGATGATAGATAATGTCTTTCTTGCTTTTGAAGTTCTTCATACTTTCAAGCAAAAGAACAGGGGGAAAAGGCTTGCTGGCGTTTAAATTGAACATGAGCAAAGCCTACGATTGAGTTGAATGATTGTTTATAAGACAAATGATGTTGAAGATGGGCTTTGACTCGACTAGCGTAGATTTTTTCATGTAGTGTATTAGCACTGTTTCGTACTTAACAGTGATCAATAGAAAAGAGGGTTATAAATTTAAACCTACCAGAGGTTTAAGGTAAGGGGATTCATTAAGTCcctatttatttttggtttgcaGTGAAGGACTGTCATCTTTGATAAGATTGGCTAGACGAGAAGGAACTTTGGAAGGTTCCAAAATCAGTCGACGGGGACCAAAGATCTCACATTTATTGTTTGTCGATGATTGTATCCTATTTGGGGAGGGTTCTTTAAAGGGAGTGAATGTTTCGAAAGGAATCCTTAAGGAGTATGAGGAAGTTTCGAATCAGTGCGTGAATTATGAAAAATCTAACTGCTTTTTATAGCTCAAATACCTCTAATAAGTCTAAGAAGTTggtataaaaaattctaaatgttcgTAATTTGACAAATCCCGAAAAATACTTGGGCCTTCCTAATATGGTAGGTAGGGCGAAAAGGAGGCCTTTCAACTGCTTAAAGATCGGCTAAGGTGTAAGATTGATTGTTGGAGCAAAAGGTCTTTATCTCAATCAGGTaaagaaatttttattaaattcctACATAAACTATGGCTTGTTTTTTTACTTCCGAACTCTCTTTGCAAAGAAATGGAAAGTATATTTGTGAAATTCTGGTGGTAGAAAGGGCATGGTAAGAAAGGTATTCATTGGTGCGAATGGAGGAAACTAGGTGAATTAAAGAAGAATGGGGGTCTTGGTTTTCAATGTTCAGCGAAATTCAATTTATCATTACTAGCAAAACAAGGATGGAGGTTAATTAATTTTCTGAATTCTTTACTTGCTCATACATTAAAAGCTAAATACTACCCCGAAATAGATTCTTTAAATACAAGCTTAGATAATATATCTTCTTATACCTGGAAGAGCATTTGGGCTACCAAAGGTATGCTCCATGACGGGATGTGCCGGAGTGTTGGATCTGGAACAAAAATTCCAATTAAAGATGCAGCTTGGGTGCCTGGTACTGGGGATCACAAAATTCAAAGTAGTGGAAAATGCAATGATGGTGGTTGATCTTATAGATAGGGATTCAAGACAATGGAAAGGAGAGTTTATCAAAAATACCTTCTGCGTAACTGATGTTGAGAGAGTTTTAAAAATCCTGTTGGCAAGGATTCCTCATGAGGATTATCTGGTGTGGAAAGGTGAGGCCTCAGGTGAGTATTCTGTTCGTAGTGCTTACAAAATGCTATTACAATTATCAGGGGATCCTAACCAGTTACAAAACTAGACAAAATACATGCATTACATGCCCTCTAAATTGAAAATTACAGTCTGGAAATGTTGTAGAAACTTTACCCCTACTCTATGTAATCTACAATACAGGAGACTGACAAATGAGGTTGTTTGTCCAAAATGCGCAGTAACAGTGGAGACCTATGAACATGTGTTTAGGGAGTGTCTTGTAACAAGGGATACATGGAGACAATTAAATTGTGCTTGGCCAGAATTAGTGGAAGAGGCGAGTTTTATAGATTGGATTACCTGGTAGTCAGTGTCGAATCTTTACATGTGCAATTTGGGTATTGTGGACAGAAAGGAACAAGTGGATACATGAAAGGCAAAAGAAATCTGGGTTAGAAATTGCTAATTTTGTCTGAAGCTACATTATAGAACTGGATGGGTTGGAAAAAGTCTTACCTGCTAATCTGCTGGGGAATGAGAGTTGGAAGGCACCGAAAAGTCCATTTGCCAGAATCAACTTTGATGCAGCATACAACAAGAAGGATAATAGGTTTTGTTCAGGGCTTGTGGTTAGGGATTCGAATGTAATGGTTTTGGTAGCAAGAAATACTCTCAATGATAATGTACCTTTTGTTTTGCAGCGGAGGCTCTTGCCTGTGTTCAGAGACTCCAACTGGGAGTCGATTTGGGAGTTATGGCTGAGGAGATAGAAGGAGAGGCAAAAtctgtaattaaaaaaaaca from Gossypium hirsutum isolate 1008001.06 chromosome A04, Gossypium_hirsutum_v2.1, whole genome shotgun sequence includes:
- the LOC107948244 gene encoding uncharacterized protein isoform X3, translating into MSNPIFRFCLSFYLLSHNSQIDSQLESLNTGKSLRCKTKGTLSLRVFLATKTITFESLTTSPEQNLLSFLLYAASKLILANGLFGAFQLSFPSRLADSTLTTRSPLLLRILDKQPHLSVSCIVDYIE
- the LOC107948244 gene encoding uncharacterized protein isoform X4, translating into MSNPIFRFCLSFYLLSHNSQIDSQLESLNTGKSLRCKTKGTLSLRVFLATKTITFESLTTSPEQNLLSFLLYAASKLILANGLFGAFQLSFPSRLADSTLTTRNINGWSTYGERMQPFKIGIKNH
- the LOC107948244 gene encoding uncharacterized protein isoform X2 is translated as MSNPIFRFCLSFYLLSHNSQIDSQLESLNTGKSLRCKTKVDSGKWTFRCLPTLIPQQISRFDTDYQNTHLRPHLSTPDNPHEESLPTGFLKLSQHQLRRRSNTPAHPVMEHTFGSPNALPGISMAGQLMGNECNLSK
- the LOC107948244 gene encoding uncharacterized protein isoform X1 is translated as MSNPIFRFCLSFYLLSHNSQIDSQLESLNTGKSLRCKTKVDSGKWTFRCLPTLIPQQISRFDTDYQNTHLRPHLSTPDNPHEESLPTGFLKLSQHQLRRSTRHPSCIFNWNFCSRSNTPAHPVMEHTFGSPNALPGISMAGQLMGNECNLSK